A window of the Clupea harengus chromosome 8, Ch_v2.0.2, whole genome shotgun sequence genome harbors these coding sequences:
- the LOC116221468 gene encoding avidin-related protein 4/5-like, with product MKIRVAELIVILELCVVLVHFTNGEVSLTGRSEALYAVNKGSYCNVTGVWRSDQGSLLHLHAVGSILKGFYMTTVESSPGAAGSHGEAGLTGFVSEGAQSTVTFSVLWEQGSCTSWVGQCFTMPNGERVLKTHWMLRSVAKNPAENWMSTRFGEDNFTFVPVNEK from the exons ATGAAGATACGTGTTGCTGAGTTGATTGTGATTCTAGAGCTCTGTGTTGTTCTAGTCCACTTTACTAATGGAGAGGTTTCATTAACAGGGCGCTCTGAAGCGCTGTATGCTGTTAATAAG GGAAGCTATTGTAATGTTACCGGAGTTTGGCGCAGTGACCAGGGCTCGCTGCTGCATCTGCACGCCGTGGGCTCCATTCTGAAAGGATTTTATATGACGACGGTCGAGAGTTCACCTGGGGCTGCAGGATCCCATGGGGAGGCCGGTTTGACGGGGTTCGTCAGCGAGGGGGCGCAGTCCACCGTCACATTCTCGGTGTTGTGGGAGCAGG GCTCCTGCACTTCATGGGTGGGCCAGTGCTTCACTATGCCGAATGGAGAGCGAGTGTTGAAAACCCACTGGATGTTGCGCTCCGTTGCAAAAAATCCCGCAGAAAACTGGATGAGCACCAG GTTTGGTGAAgacaattttacatttgttcctgttaatgaaaaataa